A genomic stretch from Lathyrus oleraceus cultivar Zhongwan6 chromosome 2, CAAS_Psat_ZW6_1.0, whole genome shotgun sequence includes:
- the LOC127119740 gene encoding ubiquitin carboxyl-terminal hydrolase 20 encodes MSCSNSLSMASSLSETLDGDGLSPMLTDLHGAPVQYPASYEIINRKSASVWSEALDPGCQPLNSAMACDVPLDEWLPEDHLDDSWLYGDEPSKDELYASDSKAAPWMIGAGLANLGNTCFLNSITQCFTHTVPLVDGLLSCSHSSDGHNGYCVFCAFRCQMQHSLQSTGTVISPVILVDNLRHFSSMFTNHQQEDAHEFMQCALDKLDSCFLSLKKNDPSFEGENIVNKVFGGSLVSKLRCCTCGHSSDTKEPLIDLSLEIENVDSLSSALESFTMVENIDEKLKCEGCNEEVSMEKQLVLNQTPSIAAFHLKRFKTDGVFVEKIDKHIDFPLELDLQPYTILNEINNVPLKYDLYAVVVHIGFSSNSGHYFCFVRTAPDTWHKLDDSKVTKVSQNTVLSQEAYILFYAQQNTPWFSEFLESTIPSLDLSRMNTSPKSVLDISDGQDKSFPIINQNVEMNEAEDSKKKSEKKFDYSRRQSHELLKIDDVIDASPRGEQFPAGPSNQKTLTVKGLEDINSKVQPLNSVSLTGTAKAGGSSYANNSAHDKNKSHHNVMDFIENDIFNSITPPDTPPSQTPGKNFQISREHVKTENHGSSSSKRSSSNKSNKSSDSPGKKAAITYLKKMPGLRRGAFLDLVNACHNKTSPKNKRKNTSLPSDKGNNSARKKSNHASVGGYPVAAGISQ; translated from the exons atgTCTTGTTCAAATTCTCTTTCAATGGCAAGTTCACTTTCTGAAACCCTTGACGGTGATGGACTGAGTCCTATGTTGACTGATCTTCACGGAGCTCCCGTTCAATATCCAGCCTCTTATGAAATAATCAACCGCAAATCGGCATCTGTTTGGTCGGAGGCGTTGGATCCTGGCTGTCAACCTCTGAATTCGGCGATGGCTTGTGATGTGCCGCTGGACGAATGGTTGCCAGAGGATCATCTCGATGATAGTTGGTTGTATGGTGATGAGCCCTCAAAGGATGAGCTTTATGCTTCTGATTCTAAAGCTGCACCGTGGATGATT GGAGCTGGGCTTGCAAATCTTGGGAACACTTGCTTTCTCAACTCAATTACGCAATGCTTCACGCATACAGTGCCCCTAGTTGACGGTCTTCTTTCGTGCAGCCATTCTTCTGATG GTCATAATGGGTACTGTGTTTTTTGTGCTTTCCGCTGCCAGATGCAACATTCCTTGCAGTCTACTGGAACTGTTATCTCACCTGTGATACTTGTGGATAATTTGAGAC ATTTTTCTTCTATGTTTACAAATCATCAACAAGAGGATGCACATGAATTTATGCAGTGTGCATTGGATAAGCTTGATTCATGTTTTTTAAGTTTGAAGAAGAATGATCCAAGTTTTGAGGGTGAGAATATTGTAAACAAAGTTTTTGGAGGAAGTCTAGTTAGCAAG CTCCGATGTTGTACCTGTGGCCACTCTTCTGACACGAAGGAGCCATTGATTGACTTGAGTTTAGAAATAGAAAATGTAGATTCTCTGTCAAGTGCTTTAGAATCTTTCACTATGGTGGAAAACATTGATGAAAAGCTTAAATGTGAGGGCTGCAATGAAGAAGTTTCTATGGAGAAACAGCTTGTGTTGAATCAGACACCTTCTATTGCTGCATTCCATTTAAAGAGGTTCAAGACAGATGGGGTTTTTGTTGAAAAGATCGACAAGCATATTGATTTCCCATTGGAGTTGGACTTGCAGCCTTACACCATTTTGAATGAAATCAATAAT GTACCATTGAAATATGATCTATATGCAGTTGTTGTGCATATTGGATTTTCATCTAACTCGGGGCATTATTTCTGCTTTGTTCGCACTGCTCCAGACACATGGCATAAGTTGGATGATTCAAAG GTTACTAAGGTATCACAAAACACTGTGCTGTCTCAGGAAGCATACATATTGTTTTACGCCCAACAGAATACTCCTTGGTTTTCTGAGTTTTTAGAATCTACAATTCCATCACTTGATTTGAGTAGGATGAATACATCTCCCAAGTCTGTTTTAGACATCAGTGATGGACAGGATAAGTCATTTCCAATTATAAATCAAAATGTCGAGATGAATGAGGCTGAGGACTCCAAAAAAAAATCTGAAAAGAAGTTTGATTATTCTCGTCGACAAAGTCATGAGTTGCTTAAAATTGATGATGTTATTGATGCTTCTCCTCGCGGTGAACAATTTCCTGCTGGGCCTTCAAATCAGAAAACTCTTACTGTGAAAGGATTGGAAGATATCAACTCCAAAGTTCAACCTTTGAATAGTGTCAGCTTGACTGGTACTGCAAAGGCTGGTGGGAGTTCATATGCTAATAACAGTGCTCATGATAAAAACAAATCTCATCATAATGTTATGGATTTCATAGAGAATGATATTTTCAATTCTATTACTCCTCCCGACACACCCCCTTCTCAGACTCCAG GTAAGAATTTCCAGATCTCACGCGAACATGTAAAGACAGAGAATCATGGGAGCAGTAGCAGTAAAAGATCATCATCAAATAAGTCAAATAAATCATCCGATAGTCCTGGAAAAAAAGCTGCCATCACTTATCTTAAGAAGATGCCTGGTTTAAGGAGAGGTGCATTTTTGGACCTAGTTAATGCTTGTCATAACAAAACTTCTCCAAAGAACAAGAGAAAAAACACCTCGTTGCCGTCTGACAAAGGAAACAACAGTGCTCGCAAGAAATCAAACCATGCTTCTGTTGGCGGCTACCCTGTGGCAGCCGGAATTTCACAATAA
- the LOC127123447 gene encoding uncharacterized protein LOC127123447 encodes MAENTRMKSMENAIAEMHKTLQKFMEDSDRRHNEYMQQRHLDHARLERIENQLSSLHTTSSTGGKNSTPTPATQPFQVRNIKLDFPRFDGSEVLNWIFKAEQFFYYYATPDNHRLTIAAVHMEKDVVPWFQMISRNQPFQSWNMFTRVLEMEFGPSPYESPRPALFKLAQTTTVADYYSAFTVLANRAQGLSPDATLDCFISGLKTEIKRDVIAQTPTSLSRAFALAKLFEDKYFIPPPKPPPATTHKPYHYPTQNPNPRNGPQPPLLPSPTPKATTNPPKSNPVRNITRAEMQLRREKGLCYYCDDKFSITHKCPNRHYLLLQIDDDDDPPQPSEPFDSPTPPPSSVDESEHHLSMNALNGSHGAGTLRFQGHVQGISISVLLDSGSSDNFIQPRIAHCLKLPIQSTEQFKVMVGNGNSLTTLGFIAELPVNIQGHILHIPVYLLPITGADLVLGAPWLKTLGPHIADYNALSIKFYVKDTFVTLFGEKHKGPIPAQFHHIKRLHNTKAIEASFTLQFQEIHPATGFDPTGLHPDLTAILHSFHDVFAEPQGLPPARFHDHAIPLVQGSNPVKVRPYRYPHSQKSQIESMVLEMLIQGIIQPSNSPFSSPVLLVKKKDGSWRFCTDYRALNTITVKDSFPIPTVDELLDELYGAQYFSNELFCLPFTVI; translated from the coding sequence ATGGCTGAAAACACTCGCATGAAGAGTATGGAGAATGCCATAGCAGAAATGCACAAAACTTTACAAAAATTTATGGAGGATTCAGATCGGCGTCACAATGAGTATATGCAGCAACGCCATTTGGATCATGCTCGCTTGGAAAGGATTGAGAATCAGTTGAGTTCTCTTCATACGACGTCATCCACTGGTGGAAAGAACTCCACGCCGACACCGGCGACACAACCATTTCAGGTGCGTAATATCAAGCTTGATTTTCCAAGATTCGATGGATCTGAGGTCTTAAACTGGATTTTTAAGGCGgaacaatttttttattattatgcCACACCGGACAACCACCGCCTTACCATTGCCGCCGTGCATATGGAGAAGGATGTTGTTCCCTGGTTTCAAATGATTTCCCGAAATCAGCCGTTTCAGTCATGGAATATGTTTACGCGTGTCCTTGAGATGGAATTTGGGCCGTCACCGTATGAATCACCCAGACCGGCACTGTTCAAATTGGCCCAAACCACTACTGTAGCAGATTATTACTCTGCTTTCACGGTTTTAGCTAACAGGGCCCAAGGTCTAAGCCCGGATGCCACACTAGACTGTTTCATCAGTGGACTCAAAACGGAAATCAAACGAGACGTCATTGCTCAGACCCCCACTTCTCTATCACGTGCCTTTGCCCTTGCCAAACTCTTTGAAGACAAATACTTCATACCACCACCTAAACCACCACCGGCGACCACCCATAAACCTTATCACTATCCAACCCAAAACCCTAACCCTCGAAATGGCCCCCAACCACCACTTCTGCCGTCACCCACACCAAAAGCCACCACCAACCCACCAAAATCCAACCCAGTTCGCAACATCACACGCGCCGAAATGCAATTGCGCCGCGAAAAAGGTTTATGCTATTACTGTGACGACAAGTTCTCTATCACACATAAATGCCCCAATCGCCATTATTTGCTACTTCAGATTGATGATGATGACGACCCCCCTCAGCCATCCGAACCTTTTGATTCACCCACCCCACCTCCCAGCTCTGTTGACGAGTCTGAGCATCACTTATCCATGAACGCGTTAAATGGTTCTCACGGTGCTGGTACCTTACGATTTCAGGGCCACGTGCAGGGCATTAGTATCAGTGTGTTATTGGACAGTGGCAGCTCTGACAACTTTATTCAGCCCCGCATTGCTCATTGTCTCAAACTACCCATTCAATCCACTGAACAATTCAAAGTCATGGTGGGCAATGGCAATTCTCTGACTACTTTGGGATTCATAGCTGAGCTTCCTGTCAATATTCAAGGACATATCCTGCATATCCCAGTGTATCTCTTACCTATCACAGGAGCAGATTTGGTTCTAGGCGCCCCTTGGTTAAAGACCCTCGGTCCTCACATAGCGGACTATAATGCTTTGTCTATCAAATTTTATGTCAAAGACACTTTTGTGACTCTATTTGGTGAGAAACACAAAGGTCCAATCCCTGCTCAGTTCCACCACATCAAGAGACTTCACAATACGAAGGCAATTGAAGCTTCATTTACTCTGCAGTTCCAAGAAATACATCCTGCCACCGGTTTTGATCCAACAGGGTTACACCCTGACTTGACTGCTATTCTGCATAGTTTCCATGATGTTTTTGCTGAGCCTCAAGGTCTACCACCTGCCCGATTTCATGATCATGCTATTCCATTGGTTCAAGGCAGCAATCCGGTCAAGGTAAGGCCCTATAGATACCCTCATAGTCAAAAGTCTCAAATTGAATCCATGGTTTTGGAGATGTTGATCCAAGGCATCATCCAACCTAGCAATAGCCCTTTTTCCTCTCCTGTCCTCTTAGTTAAAAAGAAGGATGGATCTTGGAGATTTTGTACGGATTATAGGGCTTTAAACACTATTACTGTGAAAGATAGTTTTCCTATCCCTACAGTAGATGAGCTATTAGATGAATTATATGGGGCACAATACTTTTCCAATGAATTATTTTGTTTACCTTTTACTGTTATTTGA